Proteins encoded by one window of Musa acuminata AAA Group cultivar baxijiao chromosome BXJ2-9, Cavendish_Baxijiao_AAA, whole genome shotgun sequence:
- the LOC103998314 gene encoding ruBisCO large subunit-binding protein subunit beta, chloroplastic-like produces MAATSPTPLAAPQLPFSPRRPPPRPISKELHFNHDLSATKKLQAGVDLVANLVGVTLGPKGRNVVLGNKYGPPRIVNDGETVLKEVELEDPLENVGVKLVRQAGARTNDLAGDGCTTSIILAQGLISEGVKVLAAGMNPIQVARGIEKTSKALVSKLKLMSREIEDNEIANVAAVSAGNDHAVGSMIAEAVRRVGRKGVVRIEDGRSTENGLQIVEGMQFDRGYLSPYFVTNRADMLVEFNNCKILLIDKKITNAREMLKILDGAVKENFPLLIVAEDFEPEALAPVIRNKLKGVLKAAAIKAPSFGERKTDYLNDIAVLTGGTVIRDDMGLTLDTVGKEVLGSSVKVIIGKDSTLIVTDGSTQHAVEKWVAQIRSLEQYSEEKFQKKILNERIARLCGGIAIIQVGAQTVVELKDKKLRIEDSLNATKAAIEEGVVVGGGCTLLRLSTMVDGIKDYLDNEEQKIGADIFKRALSYPAKLIAKNAGVNGDVIVNKVLSNDDIRYGYNAAMNCYEDLVAAGILDPSKVVRCCLEHAAATAKTFLTSDLVVVDVKGTETISMRMPPRRPMPMSKMMQPPLPASKFMRMPGIAL; encoded by the exons ATGGCAGCAACTTCTCCCACTCCTCTCGCTGCTCCCCAACTGCCATTCTCACCCAGGAGGCCTCCCCCCAGGCCCATCTCCAAAGAGCTGCACTTCAACCATGACCTCTCTGCCACCAAGAAGCTACAG GCTGGAGTGGACTTGGTGGCGAATTTGGTTGGAGTGACTTTGGGTCCCAAGGGAAGGAATGTGGTGCTGGGTAACAAGTATGGCCCTCCTAGGATTGTCAATGATGGGGAGACTGTTCTTAAAGAG GTTGAATTGGAGGACCCATTGGAGAATGTGGGTGTCAAGTTGGTGAGACAAGCCGGTGCAAGAACAAATGATCTTGCTGGTGATGGATGCACTACTTCCATCATTCTTGCTCAGGGTTTGATTTCTGAAGGTGTTAAG GTACTAGCTGCTGGAATGAATCCTATACAAGTTGCAAGGGGAATTGAAAAAACTTCTAAAGCTCTTGTTTCCAAACTCAAGTTGATGTCAAGGGAG ATTGAAGACAACGAAATTGCAAATGTAGCAGCAGTTAGTGCTGGAAATGACCATGCAGTAGGAAGTATGATTGCAGAAGCTGTTAGAAGAGTTGGTAGGAAAGGTGTAGTTAGAATTGAAGATGGAAGAAGCACAGAGAACGGCTTGCAAATTGTTGAAGGCATGCAATTTGATCGTGGTTATTTGTCACCATACTTTGTTACCAATCGTGCAGATATGCTAGTGGAGTTCAACAACTGCAAG ATACTTTTGATTGACAAAAAAATCACCAATGCAAGGGAGATGTTAAAAATATTGGATGGTGCAGTCAAAGAGAATTTTCCGTTGTTGATAGTTGCAGAGGATTTTGAGCCAGAAGCTCTTGCCCCAGTTATTAGAAATAAACTCAAAGGTGTTCTGAAGGCAGCTGCTATCAAAGCTCCCTCCTTTGGAGAGCGAAAGACTGACTACTTAAATGACATTGCTGTCTTGACTGGAG GTACTGTTATTAGAGATGATATGGGATTGACTCTTGACACGGTTGGCAAGGAGGTTTTGGGTTCTTCTGTGAAGGTGATAATAGGAAAGGATTCAACTTTAATAGTAACTGATGGGAGCACCCAGCATGCAGTGGAAAAGTGGGTTGCTCAGATAAGAAGTCTTGAACAG TACTCTGAAGAGAAGTTCCAGAAGAAAATACTGAATGAGAGGATAGCAAGGCTATGTGGTGGTATTGCCATTATTCAG GTAGGTGCACAAACAGTGGTTGAATTGAAAGACAAAAAGCTGAGAATTGAAGATTCTCTAAATGCAACAAAG GCAGCTATTGAAGAAGGTGTTGTAGTTGGTGGTGGGTGTACCTTATTAAGGTTATCTACCATGGTTGATGGTATCAAAGATTATCTGGATAATGAAGAACAGAAG ATTGGTGCTGATATCTTTAAACGGGCCTTAAGTTACCCTGCAAAACTGATAGCAAAAAATGCTGGCGTAAATGGAGATGTTATTGTCAACAAG GTGTTGTCTAATGATGACATAAGATATGGCTATAATGCAGCTATGAACTGTTATGAGGACTTGGTAGCTGCTGGCATTTTAGATCCATCCAAG GTTGTTAGATGCTGTTTGGAGCATGCTGCTGCTACTGCAAAGACTTTTCTCACCTCTGATCTGGTTGTTGTGGATGTAAAGGGAACAGAGACCATTTCGATGAGAATGCCACCACGAAGACCAATGCCGATGTCTAAAATGATGCAACCACCCTTGCCAGCATCTAAATTTATGCGGATGCCAG GTATTGCACTTTAG